The Candidatus Koribacter versatilis Ellin345 genome has a segment encoding these proteins:
- a CDS encoding PadR family transcriptional regulator, whose amino-acid sequence MPNNENSTSRDLFPGALEMMILESLRRQPAHGYALVQHIQQRSNNLLQVEEGSLYPALQRLLKGKLVKAEWTVSSSTNRRVRVYEITKAGLRHLEREISSFDRMLDGIQMVLGPAKREAN is encoded by the coding sequence ATGCCAAATAACGAGAACAGCACTTCGCGGGACCTGTTTCCGGGCGCACTGGAAATGATGATCCTGGAATCGCTTCGGCGTCAGCCGGCGCATGGATATGCGCTGGTCCAGCACATCCAGCAGCGCTCGAACAACCTGCTGCAGGTGGAAGAAGGGTCGCTGTATCCGGCCTTGCAGCGCCTTCTCAAAGGGAAGCTGGTGAAGGCCGAGTGGACGGTTTCGTCTTCGACCAATCGCCGGGTCCGTGTTTACGAGATCACGAAAGCTGGATTGCGCCACCTGGAGCGCGAGATCTCCAGCTTCGACCGCATGCTCGATGGCATTCAAATGGTGCTCGGACCGGCTAAGCGCGAGGCCAATTAG